In the Clostridium gelidum genome, AACGTGTTCTTCCTCTACTTGCAGTTGTTACTTTCACTTCTGCTGCTTTCTTTGAATCAACTATCACTTTAGCTTTCTCTATTTTATCATTTATTTCTGCTGTAACAATTACACTCTTAATTTGATTATCTCTAATCTTTCTTAACTGGTCAATTGCTGCTTGAAGGTCTGATGCTGAACTATTAGAATTACTTAATGCATCCATTTGAGGTTTTACAAGATCTCTTTCTAATTGTGATAAATATTGTGAATCAAATTTACTTCTTTCATCTTTAGCTTGGCTAACTAGCACTTCTTGATCTTTCTTTTTTACATCTAATTCACTTAAGGTAACTTGTACTTCCTTGTTAAGTTTATCTATTTCAGTTTTTTTATCTTCTAACGATTTCATTTTTGTATTTAATTCTTCTTTTTTATTAGTAATACCATCTATAGCAGATTTATCTTTTCCTACAATTTGACTTACTTTCTCTGCTCTAGAAAAGAAATCACTTGTTGATTCTGATTCAAGTATAAAACTTAAATAATTGAATTCTAAATCCCCTGACATATACATAGCTTTAACTCTTTGACCCAAAGCTAAATCTAATGTATCAATCTCTTTTTTACATTGTTCAATATCTTTTGTAGTATTATCAATAACCTTATTTACATTTGTTATCTCTTTTTTATTTTTATCTACCGTTAATTGTAACGGCTCTATTTGAATATCTAAATCATAAATTTTACTCTGAATAGTTGCTATTTTATTTTCAATTTCTGCATACTTCTGTCTTGAATCACTCAATTGTTGATTATCTGGCGTCGCAAACGCGGGTATTGAAGTACCTACAACGATTACGGTTGCTAACATAATAGCTAGAATTTTATTTTTCATTAAATATCGGCTTTAAAAACCTTCCCTCCTCCACTTATCTATATCCTATATAATTATAACACTATAAATTAAGATGAACAATTCATATATAGGGCGAATTTTCAATTTATTCTGCTAATATCTATATATCGTCCATATTCCCCACTTTTTCTAGCTTATCCTTTATATTTGTGATTTCACCCTTTAATAAATGTTTATACTTCAAAATTTATTTAATTATTTTCTTCCTAAATCTTTTAATTTTAGCCTATTCTAGTTATAGCAAAACATATTTCATACATATAATTTAAGTCTATATATCCTTAAATCCTTGACAGAAAATTTCCTTGAATATATAATTATATATATCTTCGGGGTGTAGCGCAGCTGGGAGCGCGCGTCGTTTGGGACGATGAGGTCGCAGGTTCAATCCCTGTCACCCCGACCAAAAAATATTATTAATTATACTTGTTTTAACTTAAGGACTGTTCCTTAAGTTTTTTATTATTTAGGAGGTACTTTATGTTAAACAATATAAAAGCTGCAATCTTCGATTTGGATGGCACTCTTGTTGATTCTATGTGGGTTTGGAGTCAAATTGATGTTGACTATCTTAAAAAAAAAGGATATTCTATGCCTAAAAATTTAAGAGGTGAAATTGTTCACTTAAGCTTTTCTCAAACAGCTGTTTATTTTAAAGAAAAGTTTAATCTCGATGATTCAATCGAAAAAATTTCGAAAGACTGGCACGATATGGCATTTGATCACTATTCTAATAATGTTAAATTAAAACTAGGTGTAAAAGATTTTTTAAATAACCTAAAATCGTCTAAAATAAAAATTGGATTAGCTACTAGTAATTCAATTCCTTTACTAGAAGCTTGCTTGAAAAACAATGGAATTTATGAATATTTTGATTCAATTACAACAACTGATGAAGTTTCTAATGGTAAGGATTGTCCTGATGTATATTTATTGGCTGCTAATAAGCTCGGTATTAACCCAAAGCATTGTTTAGTATTTGAAGATATATTACCTGCTGTACAAGGTGCAAAGGCAGCTAACATGAAAGTTATTGCAGTAAAAGATGATGAATGCTTAGATTCTAAAGAAGACCTACTTAAATATGCAGATAAATATATTCATTCTTTCGAAGAATTGTTATAGATACAAACAGTGAAACTCCGTACTTATGAGTACTAATGCGTATAACCCGCCGAAATTGAATACATATTACAAACTAGAAATAAAGGTAATGCTTTTGTGGAATGTTACATTAGAAGATTTTGATGGCTGTGCTTCTTAATTATAAGTTGTTCCCAAATGCTTGTTCAAAGCTTGCCTTTGAAGCAAGCATTTGGGGCACAACTTATAATCACCCATCAAAATCTTCAGTAACTGGAACAAATGCATTACCTTTATTTCGGCGCGTTATATGTATAAATACAGATAATTATTTTCTTTCTACTCCATATTTACCTTCTAATTCTTTTAATATTTGATCATATTTTGTATGTTGATTTTGTTGTAATAATTGGTTTACAACACCATCTTTTACTTCATCAAAGCTTTTAACTGAAGCTTCATTTTTTGCGTCTACTACTATTAAATGATATCCAAATTGAGTTTTAACTGGATCACTAACAACGCCTATTTCTGCTGTAAAAGCAGCATCTTCAAATTCTGGAACCATCATTCCTCTTGAAAATTCGCCTAAACTTCCACCTTGCTCCTTTGATGGACATGTTGAGTATTTCATTGCAGCATCACCAAAAGATAAAGTTCCATTTGCAATTTCTTCTTTAGCTTTTTTGGCTTCTTCTTCTGTCTTAACTAATATATGTTTAGCAGAAACTGTTGCTGGCTCTCCAAAAGATTCTTTATTATCTTCATAATATTTTTTAACTTCTTCATCAGTTACAGTTACATCAGCTAATATTTTGTTTATTGCCATTGAAGTTATAACTTCTTTTGATATGTTTTCTATAGCATCTTTATATTCTTGTGTTTTGTCTAATTCTATTTCTTTTCCAAACTTACTCATTAATTCAAATGAAATTAATTGTTCTATTAATTGACTCTTTTTATCTTCGCTTTGTAATGCACCTCTTTGTTCTTGAGGATATCTAGTAATTATTGTGTTTAAGTCTTTTTCTGTTATTTCATTTCCTGCAGCAATTGCTAATACTTTATTTTCCATGTAAATTCTCCTTTTATATAATTATTTTTCATATTTCATTTTAATTGAAATTTTATCCGATAGCTAGCATCCGTAACACGCCATCTTATTCAAGTGGGAGATAACGGCTGCACGCTCCTGGACATTGTGCCCCCTGAGGGTATAAGTTCAACTAAATTTAGGTGGAGTATAAAGCTCCACCTAAAAAGTTTCACTTTATACACCTTTTTATTTTAACAGTATCTACAGCTTCTAACAATAATATAAGTAAATAAATTTGAAATTTATAAATAGAATATTTTTTGAAGATGTATTATACATAAATTTGTCATAAAATGTTATAATAATCTTGGGTGATGTTATGTCTGAAATATTAAAAAATGATTGGAAAATTTATTTAGAATCGGAATTCCAAAAATATTATTATATTAAATTAAGAAAATTTCTAGTAAATGAATATAATTCTAATGTTGTTTATCCAAAAATGTATGATCTTTTTAACGCCTTACATTTTACACCTTATGAAAATGTTAAAGTTGTCATATTAGGCCAAGATCCTTATCATGGTCCAAATCAAGCACATGGACTAAGTTTTTCTGTTAACCCTGGTGTTAAAACTCCACCATCTTTAGTTAACATTTATAAAGAGTTAAATACTGATTTAGGTTGTCATATTCCAAACAATGGTTACTTAAAAAAATGGGCTGATCAAGGAATTCTATTGTTAAACACAGTACTTACTGTTAGAGCTGGAGAAGCTAATTCTCATAGAAATAAAGGATGGGAAGAGTTCACAACTAAAGTTATTGAAGTATTAAATGACAAAAATACTCCTATAGTATTTATTCTTTGGGGTAATAATGCTATTTCAAAAACTAGCTTAATTACTAATCCCAAGCATCATATTATAAAGTCAGTTCATCCTAGTCCACTATCTGCATCAAGGGGATTCTTTGGTAGTAAACCATTTTCACAAACAAATAATTTTTTAATTTCTACTAACCAAACACCAATTGATTGGCAAATTGAAAATATATAAATAATTTTTAATGGGGAGGTCATATTATGGATTATAAATTTATCTATGATGAGAAAGAATACATTCTAACAGAAGAAAATTGCGAAGGTATATTTTTCGATGAAGAAAATGAAGTTACAGGTTTATCTTTAGATACAATATTAAGTGCTTTAAAAGAAGGCATTGACGTAAACTTTTCAAATGAATATTATGCAGGCATTTGTTCTTGTGAAACTCAAGAGCAAATAAATAAATCTTATCGTTACTTAGAATATCACTTTTATGTGTATACAAAGAATAAGGAATATGTATTAAACACTCTTGGTGAAGAATATAAAAGTACATCTTTTAATACACTGTTCAGTTTAGGTAAAATTGATGATAGTTATATAGTTAATGTAACTGTATGTCCTAATTGTGGTACTTATTCAATAGAAGTGGATCAATGTGAAGTTTAATATATTTTAGGCATATGAAAAAAATAATTTAAGTCTTAAAGTTACATTCTATGCACTTTAAGACTTAAAAAATCTATAATTTTAAAAGTACAGCGTCAATCCCTTTTCACTTTAATAATCTATCGATTATTGGATTTCTTTCTTATGCCAGCTGGCAACATCATCGCAACTCCAACCAATCCATAAACAAACTTTCCAATTAGTACATTTGCAGGTATAGAAAACGCCGGTTCTACTATATCAAGAGATGCTGGATACTTTGCAAAGAAATTGCCTCCAAACAAATCAACTACATATGGTAGTGGCAAATAATTAATCAATAGAACTGCTACCATAAGTACAAAAACTATTCCTTGATGACATCGTCCCCCGATAACTCCCAAACCAAATATAAATAACATAGCTGGTAATAATGTCACGACTGTTGGCAACACAAGACTTCCAAAGCTTGTGAAACGAAAATTCACTCCGTAAAACCACAAACTATATCCAATTGGCACAACAGAAATCAAAACAAATGCTATAACAATAGTTCCAAATCGTAGCATCTGAAATTTAAACGGATTAATAGGTGTTGCTTTAGTCAAAGTCTGTACACTTTTTTCCTGCTTTGAATAAAGAAAAGAGATAAAAAACAGCAAAGCAACAAGCAAAATCGGCAACTCTTTAGCAATATACGCTCCATAGCTCCAGCCAGAGAATGGTGCTGTATTTGCAACCCCTAGAATAATATCTCCACTCATAATTTGATGGCTATAAAGAGCAGAAATAATCAGAAGTCCTAAGAAAAATTTATTTATAATAAGTCTTTTAAGTTCATATTTAAATAATTTACTCAATGTTTAAGTCCTCCTCTTTAAGATTGCTGGCATCTAAAAAGTCCTGCCATGTAATTCTTTTTGTTTTAGAACTATTCTCATACAGCTTTCCTAAAATTTTATCCATATTTTCTTCACCACCAACTAATTTAGAAGCCTTCAAAATTTGAAGTGGCAATTTTTCATATTCACGTACAACTCTGTTGCATCCATTAATCTCATCAGCATATTTTTCTGGAAGTATTTTTAAATATTCTGGATGTCTATTATAAAAATTATTATCTTGCTCGTATGCCCCCTTCTTCCATACATCCACATAATTTTCTTTAGCATATTCTTCACCATGTGTTTCTTTAGCAATTCTATAGGTTGTATAAACAGCAAGTCCTTCTGCAGACCAATTTTTGTTATTTCCGCCTTCACCTATATTTTGAAAACTCCACCATTGATGAGAAATTTCATGTCCCATAACCTCAGCTTTTGTTGCTGCTCCTCGTGACTCATTGCTTAGGTTTTTATCACTAAAGCTGCTTTCTGGCATTGTGCTAAGATTTGCCAAGCCTAATCCAGCCCCCAAAAACACAGTTCTTTCTGCTATTATTAATGGATTTCCAGAAGATACATTATGCAGTTTTCCATAATGAGCAGTGCAAAATTTAATGGTATCATCCATAACTTTTTCAGCATTCATATTTTTCATGCGCTCTTCCATTTTACTGCTATAATAAAACTCTATAGGCATACTTTCATCACCAATATTCTTCAGAACATAATCACCCCCCATTATAGTAGCTCCACAGCCTCCATCAAGCTTAAAAAGCCAAGTTTTATTTTTTTCATCCTCGGAAAGCAGTTCTACTTTATTGTTAGCCACATTTACAACTGGTTCATCATTTGCATCATCATCCCTTAGATACGGTTCCCCATACACAATTGGTATAAGCCCTGATGGCATAGTAAATTTGCCTGTAACTGGTGACCCTTCCTTGCTGTCTTCGATTCTAAGACATGGGTAAATTGGATTTTGCCCATAAATATCTATGCATTTGTCATTGATATCATTAGGTGCAAAAGTAAGATCACCTTCTTCTTCTCTCAGTTTAGGCACCCCACTATATTCCACTAATAAGCTTATTTTAGGATCGTCAGGCAATGTAAATATAACGTTGCTTTTTTTATCATTATAATTCTTAAATGTAATCTCTTTTCCATTTGCTGTAATGTGATGAAAAGCAAACCCTGGATTCGTAGTAAGTTTGCATTCTTGCTTACTTCCACTCAAATTTTGAATAGAATAAGCTGCCTTTCCCGAAAGGCTTCCTTTACTTGTATTAAATGAAATATCTAAATCAGTATTCGATAGTTCAAGCTCTTTATTAAAGTCCTCTGAATTATGATAAGCTTCAGATTCCAAATAAATATTAGGTTGATTTTTATAAGCTAAGACACTGCTGCTAATTAGTACCACAGCCAATAAAGGAATATAGACTTTCTTTGAATTATATAAAATTGACCTAAATAAGCCTTTACCATATTGCCGTACACATAATAATCCAATTACCCATAGTGTGCCAAATACTAAGAACCAAAACAAACGACTATGCTCCATTAAACGAAATACTAAATCATTACTAAAATCATCTGAAAGTACTGGCATAGGCGGGTTTATCCAATGTAAAATATTGTTCCTTTTGAACCATTTGCTAAAGCCAACTAACATAAGCGCAATGAATGTAATCATACTCATATCTATACGAGAAAAAATCTGATAAAATGCAGAAATCACTATACTTGATAATAAAACAGAAGGCAACATTAATAGAAAGAAACTATTCCAATAAGTATATGCATCAAAAACATTACCCATTTTCATAAATGTATATGGAAAATAAATTACTGCTGCAATAGAAACAGAAATAATAGCTGCTACAAATAGAGATAACAATTTAACTATATTCAATATTAATGGTGAAACAATGCTATTTGTTAATGCTCCAGTTTCATATTTGCGTACCCTATCAAATTCTAGTAAAGTTAACATTGCAAATAAAATTCCACCACCTATTGCTCCTGCCATCGCTGGATTTGCAATCAAATCTCCAGATATAGTTGAAGTAATTGTTGTTTTATACAACTTATATCCTGCCATTGGACAAAACATAGTTAATATCATTATTAAATAAACAATTTTTGAGTGAAAAATACGATTTAATTCTACTCTTAAATAAGAAATGAATTTCATGATTCCATCGCCTCTTTTCCCATTATAAGATACATATACGCATCTTCAAGAGTAGGCTCCACAGCTTGTGCAAAAGCTGGCAGTGTTTCTGCTACAATACGACAGGCAATTCCTCGTGCTGTATTTACTCTTGCTGTTATCTTATATTGTCCCTTTGAACTTTCTCCCATTCTTTCTTCAAAGACTCCAACATGATTATGGGCCAAAGCAATCAATTCATCTGGTGTGCCAGTAAACAAAATCTGCCCATGATTAATGACAATCAGTTTATCGCACACTGATTGTACATCTTCAATTATATGAGTAGATAATAAGACTATCTTATTCTGTGCCATTTTGGAGAATAGATTTCGAAAATTAATACGTTCCTCAGGATCTAGTCCAACAGTTGGTTCATCAAAAATTAATAATTTAGGATCCCCTAAAAGAGCTTGAGCAATTCCTACACGCTGCCTTTGACCTCCTGATAAAGTAGAAATACGTGCTTTACGTCTTTCCTTAAGATTTGCTTTCTCAATGACTTCTTCAATAATCTTCTTACTATTTTTTATTCCTTTTAGTGCTGCCATGTAATCTAGAAACTGCCAAACAGTAAGTTCATCATAAAGTCCAAAAGATTGTGGCAGATACCCTAAGCTTGCTTTTAGCTTTTTTTCATTCTTAAGTAGTTGCACACCATCCATAAGAATTTCCCCACTAGTTGGTATCAACCCTGCTACAAGCAACCTCATAAGTGTTGATTTTCCTGCTCCATTTGGTCCTAAAAGTCCAATAAGGCTTGGGCTTTCAATATTTACTGAAATATCCTGTAGAGCTTTTTTCCCCTTTGGATAAGTCATATTTAAATTATTAACTGAAATCTTCATAATGTTTTGTCACCCTTCCTTTTAAATATCCATATAAAAAGCATCATTAAGCATATAACACAAAACAGCCTAACATCTTGACTTCTCACTCTTGAATATACCTTAACAAAGTTTATTATTTGTTTTTAATTTGGAAATATAGTATATAAAATCAAATATTAACCTGCTACTTTTATAATAGGACATAAAAATTAAGAAAGTGTAATCTAAATTATTAAGAAATTCGAAAGAATTTATTGCAGGCTAGTTGGTTATTAGGAATCATAAGAATCTATAAATAGATTTGAATACTGCAAGATTATCAAAGAACATATTTAGGTTTATTGTTTTTAATTATAACTACATTAGGCACAATCAAAAAGACCAAGCCTAGGCGCACGTTTATCTTCACCTAAAGATCTTCCTTCATCAATAGAATTAATATTCATTTCTTTTTTCTTCTTGTTATAATTTTCTAAAGAAAAGACAAAGTAGAAAGGGATTGCTTAGTGTAATCCCTTTCTACTTTTTTATTACCGTTTTGCCAATATAAATTATTGTACATTTCTTAAATTTCAAAATTCACGGATGAACCTTAATTAATATATAAAAAGCATAATCCTAATGTAATAAATAATATTCCTAATGCATTATATCTTGTTATCTTTTCATTAAATACATATTTTGCTATCAAAGTAGTCCAAATATATGTAATAGCATTACAAGGAAAAAGTATTGTTAATGGGATATACTTTAAAAGTATTATATTTAATATTGCGCCTATACCATAAAAGGTTGCTCCAATTATTAAGCAACTATTTATTTTATTGTTTTGGGCAGACGACTTTTTAAAAAATGTTCCGCCTAAAGCTCCGCACAAGGTCATAATTATTATAAGTAACAATTTCATACTATTTATCATAACTATTAAAAAACACTCCTATAATTATTAAAATAACTGCTATAATTTTGTTTGGTGTTATAATCTCATTTAGAAAAAAATTGCCATAGTACATAGATATTAAATATGATGTACACATAAGTGGGTATGCTACTACAAGTTTTTCTTTTTCAAAAGATTTAATCATAAAAATGGCACCAAATCCATAAAACAAAAAGCCTATGGGTAAAAACATAAAATTATTCACACCTATTTTCCATATTAGCTGACCTGTAGCTGTTAAAAATGCTGATATTAACATTAGTATAATACCGATTCTGATTTTCATTGCCATAAAAAATCTCCTATTTCCAATTCATTTTTATTTCACTATAAACGCGCCTATTTCTAATTCATTTTTATTGCCATATAAACTCTTGTATTTCTAAATCATTTTTATTAACCTTATATCTATTCTTAACTAAAGATAACATAGGCTTATCTGATAAAGAATCAGAATATCCAAAGGAATTATCAAAATCTATTTCTAAATTATTTTCATTTAAATAGTGTTTTATCCGATTAACCTTTTCAATACCTTTGCAATTTTCACCATGAATTTTGTTAATATATTTTCCATCTACTATCTTAAGTTTAGTTCCTATTATCACATCAATGGAACTATTATTTTTAAAATATTGTAAATATACTTCTGGTGAAGCTGAGACTAATAAAATACAGCATCCTTGCTCTTTATGAAAGATTAATCGTTTCATAACTTCTGGATTAATTTTTCTTAATACTATAGTCTCATAAAATTCTTCTAATTCCTTTTGGGTCAAATATTTTAGAGGTAAATATATAGCTTCCTTAGCGTTTTTTACATCTATAATTTTCAAGAAATATAGTACTATTTTCACTAAAATTATAGGTGTATAGAATATGAGTACTGGTTTTTTACTAATTGCAAAAAATAACATTAAAAACATAGAATCTCCATTTATTATTGTATAATCGACATCAAAAATTGCAAAACAACTTTTCATTAATTCTATCACCTCCTATATTTTTATTATTTATCTATAAGTTCATCAATATGAACTGTTGTATATTTATTAGATTTAAGTGTTTTAACTATTTGTTGTAATGGAGAATTTTCATCATAAGTTACATTTAGTTTGCTGTTTTTTATATCCGAATTTATATAAGCTAATTCAACATATGGATGATAGTAAAAACTATGCAGTATATCATGATTATCATTCTTAAGCTCATTAGTTATAGATGAAGGATCTGAATTGTGTACATATCCTAAAGGTGTTGGAACAAATAAGTGATAATCATCAGATCTATATATGTTGTTTTCTGAACCATCAAAAGATTCATATATAAATTGAAAATAGTCTTCAATGACTTGTCTTTGAAGGTCACTTTTACTGTAGTGAGGGCTTTCAAAATAGGAAATAGGAATATTTAAAGCACTTGCAGTATCAATTCCGTTTTCAATGACAGTTCTGGCTTCATGAATTGAGTTATTTACATCTTTAGACATCTCCTCTCCAATTGCACTTTTTTCATCACCATGTTGATGAGTATAACCATGAAGTCCTATTTCTCCACCTTTATTAATAAAATAATCTAAAATGTTAACAAATCCTACATTTACTATATTATTATTTGTTAATAAATCATTATCAATATTATCTTCTGGAGACTTAAATCTAGGAATCCAACTAATATGAAATTTAAGACCTTCAGAATATAGGAAATCCACCATACATTTTACTTTTGTTTGATTTGTGTCTATAGAATTTGAACTATTACAAGCAAAGTCTTCCAATCTAATTAAAGCAACTTTATCACTATAGAATTCTGAAGAATCTTTAGGTAATTTACTATTACTAGGAATCAAACTAATATTATTATTTTTAAAATCAAACACAGCAATTAAATTAAAAATTTCTTCTATATCTGAAATACAAATATAATAAGTACAATTTTTCTTTATCAAGGTACCACGAAGAGAGCTTGTCTTAGAATTTTTTTCATAAAAATTTTCAGTTAATGAAACTTTATTATCATTTTTTGATAATAAAATAGAATTATCAGAAATATCAATAGTATAATCGAGCTTATTACAAATGAAATCAAGTGGTATATAGTATCTTTGAGCCTTAAGTAACATAGGCACATTAGTAATATTAGTTTCATTTAAAATATTTAAGGTTACACCACTAATTTCCGTTACAGGTTTATCTGTAAATTTAATTTTTGGAGTATATATACTTGTAAATTTATTCTTAGGAAGTGAACTAGAATAAACAGTGTTATTTATAATAATTAAAGTATTTTTCAAAGAAAATATTTTAATTATTATACATATACATATAATTATCACTAAAAAAGAAAAAATATAGGGTTTTAGATTCCTTTTCATATGTTTTATCGCTCCTTCTAATTGTGTATAAAGTGATTCTTAATTTTAGGTAAAGTTTTCTCTCTAAATGTAAAAAAACATTTATCCTAAAAGAATATATGAGTTCTCACAAAAACTCATTAGAGCCTGTGATTACTCTGTCCTATCAATTAATTTTATATTGGATAGTTAAAATTTTTATAAGAAAGTTAACTTCCCCTATAATATCCTATATATTTAAAATAACAATACAAGTACATCCCCATAATAATATACAATTAAAAAGTTGCTTATCTTTTAATACTATTTCTGCTGGATTTCCACCGTCTTTTTTAGAGTACATTAAGTAATAATATCTTAAAACTCCAAAAATAATAAAAATGGTCGTCCATATAAAGTTATCATTACATGAACCTAATATACAATAAATGGAATATGACATAATGGTGCATGTTAAAGCTATATTTATAAATTGATCTAGCAATTTTTCAGTATATTCAGCCAAATTTTTTCTATGAGAACTAGCATTTTTACCCAAAACAATTAGTTCATTTCGTCTTTTTCCAAATCCTAAAAATAAAGATAGAAATAATGTACATAAAATTATCCATTTAGAAATTTCAACTTGTGTTGAAATTCCACCTGCAAGTACTCTTAAAATAAATCCTAGCGATATTGATAATATATCAATTAAAAAAATATTTTTAAGCTTAAAAGAGTAAATTATATTGTTTAATAAATATAAACATATAATAATAGCTATATATTTATTTAGACTAATTGCTATTGTTAATGATATGAAACTTAACAATATTCCTATTATTAGAGCTTGAAATAGACTGATTTTACCACTAGCAATTGGTCTGTTACATTTTACAGGATGTTTTTTATCACTCTCTTTATCTACAATATCATTAAGTACATAAACAGCAGATGATATACAACAAAAAGATATAAATGTAAGAAAATTATTCCATAATAGTTCAGAATTAATTAAATTGTTTGAAAAAATTATTGGTCCAAAGACAAAGAAGTTTTTAATCCATTGTTTAGGGCGTAATAATTTTATGGTGTATTTAAAATTCTCCATTTTCTCCTCCATTACTAATTACATTGCTATTTGTATTACCACTAACCTTGTCTTTACTAAAAGATGTCATAGCTACTATTATAAAGATCCACGAAAAAGGATAGGTATATCTATCTTGTGATTCTGTTAGTAAACATTGAAGAGAAAGACCACAAAACATAATATAAAAGAAATCAATTTTATAATTCCTATTTTTTTTATTCTTATATAATCCAATATAAGAAAGGATTAAAACTGCAATGTAAAATATCTGTGTGTAAATTTGCATATCATCACTTAATTTCATTAGATCTCTGCCTTCTGTTTTGCCCATTATATCTAAATAATGTTCTTTATTATAAGCTTCATTAAGCCCATCCTGCGACCAACAAACACCTCCAAAGTCTCCTACAGACCATTGTTTACCATATTTTAAAATATAAAATTCCAATAATTCTTTTTTGGGTGTTGTTGTTAACCTTTGTTTTATAATTTCTTTTGCAGCTTTATCTAAATTGTCATAATCTCCATCATATTTATCTATTAAACTACAATCTTCTTCATTCCAACCGCCTCCTGCTTCAATATTTGTACCCTTTAGCACTGACATGCTCATTGGCTCCATCGCATTCCAAAGATGATTCTCTGTTATATTTAATGATATTAATACATAGCTTACAATTACATAAGGAATTACAAACATTAATATAACTAATAAACTTTTAATTATTTTCAGTTTTATCTCTTCTCTGAAATATAGGAAAATATACATCAAATAAGCAATGATCATTATATAACCAAGAGGTCTAAAAAGGTGCATAGCACTTAAAGATAA is a window encoding:
- a CDS encoding C40 family peptidase; the encoded protein is MKNKILAIMLATVIVVGTSIPAFATPDNQQLSDSRQKYAEIENKIATIQSKIYDLDIQIEPLQLTVDKNKKEITNVNKVIDNTTKDIEQCKKEIDTLDLALGQRVKAMYMSGDLEFNYLSFILESESTSDFFSRAEKVSQIVGKDKSAIDGITNKKEELNTKMKSLEDKKTEIDKLNKEVQVTLSELDVKKKDQEVLVSQAKDERSKFDSQYLSQLERDLVKPQMDALSNSNSSASDLQAAIDQLRKIRDNQIKSVIVTAEINDKIEKAKVIVDSKKAAEVKVTTASRGRTRSSVAVPSAGNAQAILNEAYAQLGKPYVYGATGSANFDCSGFTQYVYENAAGIDISRTTYSQINEGQAVSEDQLQPGDLVFPHTGHVGIYVGNGQMIHAPQTGDVVKVSPVPNVYAARRILN
- a CDS encoding HAD family hydrolase, with the translated sequence MLNNIKAAIFDLDGTLVDSMWVWSQIDVDYLKKKGYSMPKNLRGEIVHLSFSQTAVYFKEKFNLDDSIEKISKDWHDMAFDHYSNNVKLKLGVKDFLNNLKSSKIKIGLATSNSIPLLEACLKNNGIYEYFDSITTTDEVSNGKDCPDVYLLAANKLGINPKHCLVFEDILPAVQGAKAANMKVIAVKDDECLDSKEDLLKYADKYIHSFEELL
- a CDS encoding peptidylprolyl isomerase → MENKVLAIAAGNEITEKDLNTIITRYPQEQRGALQSEDKKSQLIEQLISFELMSKFGKEIELDKTQEYKDAIENISKEVITSMAINKILADVTVTDEEVKKYYEDNKESFGEPATVSAKHILVKTEEEAKKAKEEIANGTLSFGDAAMKYSTCPSKEQGGSLGEFSRGMMVPEFEDAAFTAEIGVVSDPVKTQFGYHLIVVDAKNEASVKSFDEVKDGVVNQLLQQNQHTKYDQILKELEGKYGVERK
- a CDS encoding uracil-DNA glycosylase, translated to MSEILKNDWKIYLESEFQKYYYIKLRKFLVNEYNSNVVYPKMYDLFNALHFTPYENVKVVILGQDPYHGPNQAHGLSFSVNPGVKTPPSLVNIYKELNTDLGCHIPNNGYLKKWADQGILLLNTVLTVRAGEANSHRNKGWEEFTTKVIEVLNDKNTPIVFILWGNNAISKTSLITNPKHHIIKSVHPSPLSASRGFFGSKPFSQTNNFLISTNQTPIDWQIENI
- a CDS encoding DUF3785 family protein, with the translated sequence MDYKFIYDEKEYILTEENCEGIFFDEENEVTGLSLDTILSALKEGIDVNFSNEYYAGICSCETQEQINKSYRYLEYHFYVYTKNKEYVLNTLGEEYKSTSFNTLFSLGKIDDSYIVNVTVCPNCGTYSIEVDQCEV
- a CDS encoding M1 aminopeptidase family protein; this encodes MKFISYLRVELNRIFHSKIVYLIMILTMFCPMAGYKLYKTTITSTISGDLIANPAMAGAIGGGILFAMLTLLEFDRVRKYETGALTNSIVSPLILNIVKLLSLFVAAIISVSIAAVIYFPYTFMKMGNVFDAYTYWNSFFLLMLPSVLLSSIVISAFYQIFSRIDMSMITFIALMLVGFSKWFKRNNILHWINPPMPVLSDDFSNDLVFRLMEHSRLFWFLVFGTLWVIGLLCVRQYGKGLFRSILYNSKKVYIPLLAVVLISSSVLAYKNQPNIYLESEAYHNSEDFNKELELSNTDLDISFNTSKGSLSGKAAYSIQNLSGSKQECKLTTNPGFAFHHITANGKEITFKNYNDKKSNVIFTLPDDPKISLLVEYSGVPKLREEEGDLTFAPNDINDKCIDIYGQNPIYPCLRIEDSKEGSPVTGKFTMPSGLIPIVYGEPYLRDDDANDEPVVNVANNKVELLSEDEKNKTWLFKLDGGCGATIMGGDYVLKNIGDESMPIEFYYSSKMEERMKNMNAEKVMDDTIKFCTAHYGKLHNVSSGNPLIIAERTVFLGAGLGLANLSTMPESSFSDKNLSNESRGAATKAEVMGHEISHQWWSFQNIGEGGNNKNWSAEGLAVYTTYRIAKETHGEEYAKENYVDVWKKGAYEQDNNFYNRHPEYLKILPEKYADEINGCNRVVREYEKLPLQILKASKLVGGEENMDKILGKLYENSSKTKRITWQDFLDASNLKEEDLNIE